Proteins found in one Oscillospiraceae bacterium genomic segment:
- a CDS encoding DUF1295 domain-containing protein translates to MRQYKDRVWAGFLIIFFCYAAAAGLGAFVYLYMNGDVWFKLLAADAAATLFVWAVSLVFRNASVYDPYWSVQPVIILALLLLQKNSVDTGSVLLFAVILFWGVRLTANWAYTFKGLGHQDWRYSRIKEQTGKFYQIVNLIGIQLMPTFIVYLCVLPAVYYIVQESVFSAFSVIGLAVSISGTVLQMTADMQMHKFQKSGGDRTKIIRTGVWKHSRHPNYLGEIMMWWGVYLAMLPGRTELWYLFAGALMNTLLFLFISIPLAEKHLAGYKVGYAEYQKETRMLLPLPRKS, encoded by the coding sequence TTGAGACAATACAAAGACCGGGTTTGGGCGGGATTTTTGATCATTTTCTTCTGTTATGCTGCCGCCGCAGGGCTCGGGGCATTCGTCTATTTATATATGAACGGCGATGTATGGTTTAAGCTGCTCGCTGCAGATGCCGCTGCTACACTGTTCGTCTGGGCTGTGAGCCTTGTTTTTCGAAATGCCTCTGTTTATGATCCGTATTGGAGCGTTCAGCCCGTAATCATTTTAGCGCTTTTGCTGCTACAAAAGAACAGTGTGGACACGGGGTCTGTTTTGTTGTTCGCGGTTATTTTATTTTGGGGCGTTCGGTTGACTGCCAACTGGGCTTATACCTTCAAAGGACTGGGTCATCAGGACTGGAGATATAGCCGGATCAAAGAACAAACCGGGAAGTTTTATCAGATAGTCAATTTGATCGGCATTCAATTGATGCCGACGTTTATTGTGTACCTGTGCGTTTTGCCGGCGGTTTATTATATCGTTCAAGAAAGCGTATTCAGCGCGTTTTCGGTAATCGGACTTGCTGTCAGTATATCCGGGACTGTTTTACAGATGACTGCCGACATGCAGATGCACAAGTTTCAAAAAAGCGGCGGGGATCGGACAAAAATCATCCGCACCGGGGTATGGAAACACTCGCGGCATCCTAACTATCTCGGAGAGATCATGATGTGGTGGGGTGTGTATCTGGCGATGCTTCCGGGCCGCACAGAGCTTTGGTATCTGTTTGCCGGAGCGCTTATGAACACCCTGTTGTTTTTGTTCATCAGCATTCCGTTAGCCGAAAAGCATTTGGCAGGATACAAAGTGGGCTATGCAGAATATCAAAAAGAGACCCGTATGCTGCTGCCGCTTCCCAGGAAATCATAA
- a CDS encoding cupin domain-containing protein has protein sequence MEERYKKFPRFLKGSENRVPSKQQNTPDVKGYYYTAPDGNQMAFWTCLADRVSKEHRHELDEYMICVSGEYTVAIDGKETVLHPGDEIFIPSGTVQGGSCKAGTRTIHAFGGRRII, from the coding sequence TTGGAGGAACGTTATAAAAAATTTCCCCGATTTCTGAAAGGTTCGGAAAACCGGGTTCCGTCAAAACAGCAGAATACGCCTGATGTGAAGGGGTATTACTACACTGCTCCGGACGGGAACCAGATGGCGTTTTGGACCTGCCTTGCCGATCGGGTCTCGAAAGAGCACCGGCACGAGCTCGACGAGTATATGATCTGTGTGTCCGGTGAGTACACCGTGGCAATCGACGGGAAAGAGACGGTGCTGCATCCCGGGGACGAAATTTTCATTCCGAGCGGAACCGTGCAGGGCGGCAGTTGTAAAGCCGGCACCAGAACCATCCACGCATTCGGCGGCAGACGGATTATATAA
- a CDS encoding YkvA family protein, with protein sequence AVFLCLKSKDTPFFAKILAGLTIGYALSPIDLIPDFIPVLGYLDDLIILPALIVLTIRCIPKDTFDRFRKEAGEMWKNGKPKKWYFAIPIVLVWLAVVWLILRAIFFAGS encoded by the coding sequence CCGCAGTGTTTTTGTGCCTCAAAAGCAAAGACACGCCTTTTTTTGCCAAGATTTTAGCCGGGTTGACGATCGGATATGCCCTCTCACCGATCGATCTGATTCCGGATTTTATTCCTGTGCTCGGTTATCTTGACGACCTTATCATCCTGCCTGCGCTGATCGTCCTGACGATCCGGTGCATTCCGAAAGACACCTTTGATCGGTTTCGAAAAGAAGCCGGGGAGATGTGGAAAAACGGCAAGCCGAAGAAATGGTATTTTGCGATTCCGATTGTCCTCGTTTGGCTGGCGGTTGTCTGGTTGATTCTGCGGGCAATCTTTTTTGCGGGATCGTAA
- a CDS encoding GNAT family N-acetyltransferase produces PSQTDINDVQSLELERIYVDAKFQGRGLGRVLMEHAIEIARERKKSYVWLGVWEKNDKAIAFYQKNGFYKIGTHLFIMGDEEQIDYIMRRDL; encoded by the coding sequence CCGTCACAGACGGATATCAATGACGTACAGTCATTGGAACTTGAGCGGATTTATGTGGATGCGAAATTTCAAGGCAGAGGGCTCGGACGCGTTTTAATGGAACATGCGATTGAAATCGCGCGGGAGAGAAAGAAATCATACGTCTGGCTCGGTGTTTGGGAGAAAAACGACAAGGCTATCGCTTTTTATCAGAAGAACGGGTTTTATAAAATCGGGACGCATCTTTTTATCATGGGCGACGAGGAACAAATCGACTATATCATGCGGAGAGATTTATAG
- a CDS encoding GGDEF domain-containing protein, with product MKQPETKKETGEYLNGLDLLDKISDITRIVDPVKKRVIRYHNSEIDVEEIRCFDFWGKNKVCDNCISMRAYHENATYFKIEYNKDKIYMITAVPHSLDGRRIVIEILKDITNSYVLDFKNDAVVDQTIHMLIDNMNKLAFSDSLTGLYNRRYITEKLPVDLLNTALSSTHLSLIMADIDHFKKVNDDYGHVAGDDTLQNAARIFTGCLKRESDWIARYGGEEFLICMPGADLEAAKKAAQRMRQALEDAVTVFEEKEIRVTASFGIYSPESTINESVEELLKHADEKLYQAKRNGRNRVEY from the coding sequence ATGAAACAGCCTGAAACAAAAAAGGAGACCGGTGAATACTTGAACGGTCTCGATTTGCTCGATAAAATCAGCGACATCACCAGGATCGTCGATCCGGTAAAAAAAAGAGTGATCCGATATCATAACAGCGAAATAGACGTCGAAGAAATCCGCTGTTTTGATTTTTGGGGAAAAAATAAGGTATGCGATAACTGCATATCGATGCGGGCGTATCATGAAAATGCCACATATTTCAAAATCGAATATAACAAAGATAAAATTTACATGATCACGGCTGTTCCGCATTCTCTCGACGGCAGAAGAATTGTAATTGAAATTTTAAAGGACATTACGAATAGTTACGTCCTCGATTTTAAAAACGACGCTGTTGTCGATCAGACCATTCATATGCTGATCGATAATATGAACAAGCTTGCTTTCTCCGATTCTCTGACGGGTCTTTATAATCGGCGTTATATCACGGAAAAACTTCCGGTCGATTTGTTAAACACGGCTCTTTCATCCACGCATTTGTCCCTGATCATGGCGGATATCGATCATTTCAAAAAGGTCAATGACGATTACGGTCACGTTGCCGGTGATGATACGCTTCAAAATGCCGCAAGAATATTCACCGGCTGCCTAAAAAGAGAAAGTGATTGGATCGCAAGATACGGCGGCGAAGAGTTTTTGATCTGTATGCCCGGCGCGGATCTTGAAGCGGCAAAAAAAGCGGCGCAGCGCATGCGGCAGGCACTTGAGGATGCGGTCACCGTATTTGAAGAAAAAGAGATACGCGTGACGGCCAGTTTCGGTATTTACAGTCCGGAATCGACCATCAATGAAAGCGTCGAAGAACTTTTAAAACATGCAGATGAGAAATTGTACCAGGCTAAAAGAAACGGGCGAAACAGGGTCGAGTATTAA